A genomic stretch from Chitinophaga agri includes:
- the lptE gene encoding LPS assembly lipoprotein LptE: MIRLLQGIVTISLLLVLGGCSVKYSATGASIEPGAKTVNVRFIENRAPITNPTMSQNLTERLRTKVQAQTKLVQINEEGADYEFKGAVTSYSFSNAAVTNVDQAATSRLTVTVNITFVKRIGDKKGYTQAFTRSADFSASQLPSAVENGLLENTILPQIVDDIFNKAFANW; this comes from the coding sequence ATGATCAGATTACTTCAGGGAATAGTTACCATCAGCTTATTACTGGTACTGGGAGGATGTTCTGTTAAATACTCCGCTACCGGTGCGAGTATCGAACCAGGCGCCAAAACAGTGAATGTTCGTTTCATTGAGAACAGGGCACCTATCACCAATCCGACTATGAGCCAGAACCTGACAGAACGTTTACGTACGAAGGTACAGGCACAGACCAAACTGGTACAGATCAATGAGGAAGGAGCAGATTACGAGTTCAAGGGAGCAGTGACCAGTTATTCCTTCAGCAATGCCGCGGTAACGAATGTTGACCAGGCAGCTACTTCCAGGCTGACGGTGACGGTTAACATCACATTTGTTAAAAGAATAGGCGACAAAAAAGGTTATACGCAAGCATTTACCCGTTCGGCTGACTTCTCGGCTTCCCAGCTGCCAAGTGCAGTAGAAAACGGGCTGCTGGAGAATACTATTCTGCCGCAGATCGTAGATGATATTTTCAACAAAGCGTTTGCTAACTGGTAA